The following proteins come from a genomic window of Candidatus Leptovillus gracilis:
- a CDS encoding BCD family MFS transporter encodes MRIVSVVLNGVKVVIKTLRLSLPKLGVGWMFALLTINLNRIAIVELGITAVVITAMLALHYFLSPFQVISGRIADRHPIAGFKRSPYLLASSVVASSVFIFLPTIVINMGAGEVWAYLAGLLAFVIYGIAIAVMGDSHHSLIAEVTDSRTRGAVISVVWTFTIISTIFAAIIMNIVMPEFSPEAMQRLYNLSPVIVIGFTFLGVVGMEKRMNAEEQQASIARAKAVAPEGNPVSVAVEVLRRNKQARGFFLFVFISILAIFLQDNILEVFGAEVFNMPLTETTRFQPTWGGGVLLGMVIMGALSAIFSVSKRTIVIVGCVGTALGMLTLATAALTHQVAMVLPALVVMGLFTGFFNVGALSMMMDMTIDGATGLYMGLWGTAQAFGNGTASFGGALHTGLIETGLLAPNVAYFTIFGMEAVGMTVAAIIVWRLSVTRFRSQHAATLTRADALRAMESGAAA; translated from the coding sequence ATGAGGATTGTTTCGGTAGTTTTGAACGGAGTCAAGGTGGTTATTAAGACTTTGCGTCTGTCTTTACCCAAGTTAGGGGTTGGCTGGATGTTTGCCTTATTAACCATCAACCTCAATCGTATCGCCATCGTTGAATTAGGAATCACGGCCGTTGTTATCACGGCAATGTTGGCGCTGCATTATTTTCTCTCGCCATTTCAGGTCATTTCTGGCCGCATCGCCGACCGCCATCCCATCGCCGGATTCAAACGGTCCCCTTATTTGTTAGCCAGCAGTGTGGTCGCCAGTTCGGTCTTTATATTTTTGCCGACGATTGTGATCAACATGGGGGCAGGTGAAGTTTGGGCGTACCTGGCCGGTCTGTTGGCCTTTGTCATTTATGGCATCGCCATTGCCGTCATGGGCGATTCGCATCATTCATTGATTGCTGAAGTAACTGACAGCCGTACTCGTGGCGCTGTCATCTCTGTAGTCTGGACGTTTACCATTATCAGCACCATTTTTGCGGCCATCATCATGAACATCGTCATGCCGGAATTTTCGCCGGAAGCGATGCAGCGGCTGTATAACCTGTCGCCGGTGATTGTGATTGGCTTCACTTTCCTCGGTGTTGTTGGCATGGAGAAGCGGATGAATGCCGAAGAGCAGCAGGCGTCAATCGCGCGCGCGAAGGCCGTTGCGCCCGAAGGCAACCCGGTTAGCGTGGCCGTCGAAGTGCTGCGGCGCAACAAACAGGCGCGGGGCTTCTTCTTGTTTGTTTTCATTTCGATTTTGGCGATTTTCTTGCAAGACAATATATTGGAAGTGTTTGGTGCCGAAGTGTTTAACATGCCTTTGACCGAAACGACCCGATTCCAGCCAACGTGGGGCGGTGGCGTTTTGTTGGGCATGGTAATCATGGGGGCGTTGAGCGCGATTTTCTCGGTTAGCAAGCGCACCATAGTGATTGTGGGCTGTGTTGGCACGGCGCTGGGTATGTTGACGCTGGCGACGGCCGCCTTGACCCATCAGGTAGCCATGGTCCTGCCGGCGTTGGTGGTGATGGGTCTCTTCACCGGCTTTTTCAACGTGGGTGCGCTTTCGATGATGATGGATATGACCATTGATGGCGCGACTGGCCTGTACATGGGGTTGTGGGGCACGGCGCAGGCTTTTGGCAACGGAACCGCTTCTTTTGGCGGCGCTTTGCACACCGGTCTGATTGAAACCGGCTTGTTGGCCCCGAACGTCGCTTATTTTACCATTTTTGGAATGGAAGCTGTGGGCATGACGGTCGCCGCGATTATCGTGTGGCGTCTGAGCGTGACCCGTTTCCGCAGCCAACACGCCGCGACGTTGACCCGCGCCGACGCTCTCCGGGCGATGGAATCGGGCGCGGCGGCTTAG
- a CDS encoding class I SAM-dependent methyltransferase, translating to MRFDFSFDQRVARQYEAQRAHPAEVSQSIGQAIAREAGVGARVLEIGIGTGRIARPVVAAGCRVVGFDVSANMLREVLGDERPFPPHALSLLQADMHDMPFGADSFDAVMAVHVLHLARNWQQVVHEIARVLRRDGAFIQGDDWIDPQSVVGRLRDELRRLGIALSPNMMPPAAGVSKQQVLADLGGVAASEVIAAEWVTWISPAERLQAIENKMDAESWFLPEDIFNTLLPQLRLFAAENWPDLAVKQAVTRRFILKITRGSW from the coding sequence ATGCGCTTCGACTTTTCGTTTGACCAACGTGTCGCCCGGCAGTATGAAGCACAGCGCGCGCATCCAGCCGAAGTTTCGCAAAGCATTGGCCAGGCCATTGCCAGGGAAGCGGGAGTGGGTGCGCGCGTGTTGGAGATTGGCATTGGGACGGGACGCATTGCCCGGCCGGTAGTGGCCGCCGGCTGCCGGGTGGTGGGTTTTGATGTGTCGGCGAATATGCTGCGCGAGGTGTTGGGGGACGAACGGCCGTTTCCCCCCCACGCGCTATCTCTTTTACAAGCTGATATGCACGACATGCCATTTGGCGCTGACTCGTTTGATGCGGTGATGGCCGTTCATGTACTGCATCTGGCCCGGAACTGGCAGCAGGTGGTGCATGAAATTGCCCGTGTGCTGCGCCGCGATGGCGCGTTTATTCAGGGAGACGATTGGATTGATCCGCAGTCTGTGGTTGGCCGGCTGCGCGACGAGCTGCGTAGACTCGGTATTGCGTTGTCTCCCAATATGATGCCACCGGCGGCCGGCGTATCCAAGCAGCAAGTTCTGGCCGATTTAGGCGGCGTGGCAGCCAGCGAGGTTATCGCCGCGGAGTGGGTCACGTGGATCAGCCCGGCGGAAAGGCTGCAAGCCATCGAGAATAAGATGGACGCCGAAAGCTGGTTCCTTCCCGAAGACATCTTTAATACGTTATTGCCGCAATTGCGCCTGTTTGCGGCCGAAAACTGGCCGGATTTGGCCGTAAAACAGGCTGTTACGCGCCGATTCATCTTAAAAATCACACGTGGTAGCTGGTAG
- a CDS encoding NAD(P)/FAD-dependent oxidoreductase yields MTETRRCKIVIVGGGPAGLATALHLAQLSPALAAETIIIEAAEHPRHKLCGGGITFHGEEQLTRLGLAVDVPTFTVEHLIFRLGAQAFTISAAQAMQVIQRHEFDAALARAVVDRGLELHLNERLLDLQVAADGVRLTTNRSSYETAVVVAADGANSMVRRKLRLFTSVGVARLLRVLTPIDPQTTTAWQTKTAVFDFSCIMGGIQGYVWDFPCLLNGSAYMNRGIFDSRIAPAAAQGRGHLKETFVTGLQARQINLEQSPLEGHPVRWFDASAEFSRPRVLFVGDAAGVDPLFAEGISYGIEYGEVAAAAMQNAFATGDYAFTDYRRRLLAHPLGKMLQRRALVARLLYTHRWPRLWTLFWRMAAVSPTAVQQAIGSSLALLPPKTNSRRRPGTRD; encoded by the coding sequence ATGACAGAGACCCGTCGCTGCAAAATTGTCATTGTTGGCGGCGGCCCGGCCGGCCTGGCAACGGCGCTGCATCTGGCGCAGTTGTCACCGGCATTGGCCGCAGAGACCATCATCATAGAAGCCGCCGAACACCCCCGCCACAAATTATGTGGCGGGGGTATTACGTTTCATGGGGAAGAGCAGCTAACACGGTTGGGATTGGCGGTAGATGTGCCAACGTTTACGGTGGAGCATTTGATTTTTCGTCTGGGGGCGCAGGCGTTTACCATTTCTGCAGCCCAGGCGATGCAGGTGATTCAGCGGCATGAGTTTGACGCGGCGTTGGCCCGGGCGGTGGTGGATCGCGGGCTGGAACTGCATCTTAATGAGCGGCTGTTGGATTTGCAGGTGGCCGCTGATGGCGTGAGGTTGACGACAAACCGGAGCAGCTATGAGACGGCCGTTGTGGTGGCGGCTGATGGCGCAAATAGCATGGTGCGGCGTAAATTGCGCCTGTTTACCTCTGTGGGCGTGGCGCGGCTGCTGCGGGTGCTGACGCCGATTGACCCGCAAACGACGACAGCCTGGCAGACAAAAACGGCCGTCTTCGATTTCTCGTGTATCATGGGTGGTATTCAAGGCTATGTGTGGGATTTTCCGTGTCTGCTGAATGGATCGGCTTACATGAACCGGGGTATCTTCGACAGCCGGATCGCGCCTGCGGCTGCTCAGGGGCGCGGCCATCTGAAAGAGACATTTGTCACGGGTTTACAGGCGCGCCAGATCAACCTGGAACAATCGCCGCTGGAGGGGCATCCCGTGCGGTGGTTTGACGCCAGCGCGGAATTTTCGCGGCCACGGGTGCTGTTTGTGGGGGATGCCGCCGGGGTGGACCCGTTGTTTGCCGAAGGGATTTCTTATGGCATAGAGTATGGGGAAGTGGCGGCTGCGGCCATGCAAAATGCCTTTGCCACCGGTGACTACGCCTTCACCGATTATCGGCGGCGTCTTCTGGCGCATCCCTTGGGGAAAATGTTGCAGCGGCGCGCCCTGGTTGCCAGACTGCTGTACACACATCGTTGGCCCCGATTGTGGACTTTGTTTTGGCGCATGGCGGCGGTTTCACCAACGGCCGTGCAGCAGGCGATAGGCTCCTCATTGGCCCTTTTGCCACCCAAAACCAACAGCCGGAGGCGGCCAGGGACCAGAGATTAG